In Schizosaccharomyces osmophilus chromosome 1, complete sequence, the genomic window TTCATTGTCCGGTCTTGTAGGAAGTATTCAAAATTACATGACCTATACTAATTCGTTAATGTTCATTCGATCTGGTGGTAATAATCGTCTATCTGGAGTTATGCTTGCTGTTGCAACTACAGGTTTACTAATTCTGGGTCCCGGCGTTATTTCGTATATTCCGGTATGGACTGTTGGctgtttaattttcttattgGGTATGGAATTGTTAAAAGAGTCTTTGTGGGATCCAGTTGGCACTACCACGAAAATAGAGTATTTCACAATCGTGGCTATTGTGGTTTCCATGGGTATGattgatttcgtttttggCATCTTACTTGGCATTATTCTGGCATGTGTATTCTTTGTCTTCCAAGCTTCCAGAAGATCCGCTTTACGTGGGATTTATTCTTGCAATATGCTCCGTTCGACAGTGCGTCGCCCATTAAGCCAACAGAGATTTTTGAACGAAATCGGCAAGCAAATTCATATCTGTAAATTGTCTGGTTTCCTATTTTTCGGTACAATTAATGGtgtagaaaagcaaatttcCGGTCTTATTGAAGAGTTAGAGGCAACATCCGATCCATTGCGTTTTTTAATTATCGATTTTAGTATGGTTTCTGGAGCAGATTTCAGTGTTGTTCAAGCGTTCTTAAGGATTCGTCGTGTGCTGGCTGCAGTAAACGTCCCAATGTTCGTGTGTGGACTAGATGAGCACCGGtcttcatttaaaaaacttaGCCAGATTTGTTTTACCGAAAACGATATTTGCGATTGCCAAGTATTTGAAGACATAAATTCAGCTTTGGAATACTGTGAAAACTTGCTATTAGACGAATATGAGGTATGCCGAAATAAACTGTTACGAAAAGCGGGCATGTCAGCCACGCTTGCCGTTCCTACCAGAAGTGGCACTCAATTAAACTTGGCTCAAACTTTCTCTCCCTCACCCCGTCATGACTTGTTACGAGAAGTTGCAGCATCTACCGTGAAAGATGAGTCGAATGAGATAAATAGGTACGAACGGTATGCCAAGTACCAACAACCATTCCCGCTCCTCATGCAAGTGTTTGGTGAGGTTACCACAAAAAGAGACGATTTTTGGTTATCGATCTGTCCTTACTTTAAGAAAAGCCTATTAAAAAAGGGAGATGtcctttggaaaaaggGCGACCTTCCTAATCGCTTCGTCCTCCTAGAAACAGGTATGGTAAAAGCTACGTATCAAATGGATAGAGAAGTTTTGTCTGAAAATATTACTTGTCTTTGTCTTGTGGGTGAATTACCATTTTTCAGTCAAACATGTTATAATGCCACCGTGACAGCTCAATTGGATAGTATTGTTTGGTTCATGGATCGCGAATCATGGGAATCCCTTGTGAATTCTTTCGACAACGGACAGGATGTAACGAACGAACTGCTACGAATTGCATTGAAAATGACTCGTGAACGTGTCAATGTCTTTACTAATTTTGCTCTAAACTTGTACCGTTAAGCTTTTAACGTATAGTGATCGCAATATCATACTTGCAATGTACTAATACTcaatatttttaatatgCTATAGGTTTAATAAAGATGCATTTATGTTTATGATTATAATTTGATACAAGAAAAGCATAGTCCTGCATTCAgtacaaaaacaaaaagaaactggTTTTTGTCTTATTCGTAGAAACTATTGTAGAGTGCTGCTTTTGACAATaagtaaaaatgaaagagaatGCATATTGACCATTAATACAAAGTCAAACTTGGATATAGCGGTTTGCAACTTGATCCGTTCATTGCAtacatttgtttatttaaattCGTTTAATATCTTTACCAAATTCATTGTTTACCTTAACAAAGGGATCAAGAGTAAGCACCACTGTGCGTCCACGATAACACTTGCTTCGTACATACTCCTTTTCCAAGCAGCAATCGtttcaaacaaaatcattttctttaaaaaagaatgactTCTTACATATGAACATTGGTCATTATTTACTACGAGTTATCCCATTCTGAATCGCTTTCTTCCCATTTTACTCAAGTATTTCTAAAACGTACGTTACATTGCCTAATTCCCTTTCTGTAATTACGTTACATTTCGTAATCTTGAATAATGAGAAAGATCGATTTTGTAAGCtgtaaaaaaatttcgaTAATGCAGTtagtttgaaagaattttgaCAGCTGTCTTCCACAAATTACAAACcctttaaataaaatggaCAAGCATATCCCTCTTTTCCCTGGCTCTAGTGCAGTTACTGGAAAAGCGACTGAAGACAGTCGTATTCGCGGTTATGATCCAGTGATTTCTCCTGCTTTGATTCAAGCTGAATTAGCAGCTTCTGATGAAGTGCTTGACTTCGTTTCTGATCAACGCCGTCAAGCCTCAGACATCATTGCCGGAAAGGACGATCGTATCCTTGTTATCGTTGGTCCTTGCTCTATTCACGATCCTGCTGCTGCCAAGGAATACGCTGGCAGATTACAAAAGGAGGCCGCAAAGCATAACAAGGATTTGCACATTATTATGCGTGCCTACCTTGAAAAGCCACGTACTACTGTTGGCTGGAAGGGTTTGATTAACGATCCTGATTTGGACGGCTCTTACAACATAAACAAGGGTATTCGCGTTTCTCGTGGTACATACTTGGAGCTCTTGCAACAAGGTGTTGGCATCGCTTCTGAGATGCTTGACACCATCAGCCCCCAATATTTGGCTGATTTAGTTTGCTGGGGTGCCATTGGCGCTCGTACTACCGAATCTCAGTTGCACCGTGAGCTTGCCTCTGGATTGTCTTTCCCTATAGGTTTCAAGAATGCTACTGATGGAAACATTGGTATTTCCATTGATGCCATTAACTCCTCTAGTAACCCCCATCACTTCTTGTCTGTTACCAAGCAAGGTGTTGTGGCTATCGTTACTACTGAGGGCAACCCTGTTACCCACATCATTTTGAGAGGTGGTAAGAAGGGCACTAATTTTGACGCTGCCTCTGTTAATCAAGCTAAGGCTGATCTCGAAAAGGCGAAACTTCACCCCAGCATCATGATTGATTGCTCTCACGGCAACTCTTGCAAGGATCACAACAACCAACCCAAGGTTGCTGCAACCATCGCTGAGCAAGTTGCTGCTGGCCAAAATGCTATCAGTGGTGTTATGATTGAATCTCACCTTCATGAAGGCAAGCAGGCTATCCCTGATGAGGGCCCTGCTAACCTCAAGTATGGTGTTAGTGTTACTGATGCTTGTATCAGCTGGGAACAAACTGTTGAAGTGTTTGATAAATTGGCCTCTGCTGTCCGTGAGCGCCGTACTAAGTTGTCATCTGCTTAAGATGAGctaaatttcttttcagttaAAATGAGAAGTCTATTAGCTAGTATTTTTGattaaaaat contains:
- a CDS encoding sulfate transmembrane transporter family; this encodes MPASRSERTRATPINSLKQKRSSVFPNFETSTDPNLISQSYRDTNDIHLLSARLASVDVDGAHVPRSPSPDITDDASAYWQDQYSVSSYSRPRSVLTRPSNTDLLIPWEQDESHPLLLSSDNRLSSTYGLENTPLPNGASPAHHEKVGSRFSFHRVYNYFFDDKGPSLILYNIPSVTIGLLLNILDALSYGLILFPISNPIFKNLGADGLAIFYVSCIVSQLVFSFGGSAFNGSVGSEMIEVIPFFHQIAFTVLNHVGEDNPKSVIATTVLAYCLSSILTGIVFVLLGFLRLGRLIEFFPRHILLGCIGGVGYFLVNTAIFVSSRIEDNNLSHWECLVSLFEPLPLARWMTPLFMALMLEVAQSRWGHPFLIPSFFILAPMLFYFLVWVIPGLNLEFLRETGWVFSSTQSDVPWYHYYELFSFQDTNWGAIMATVPEMLALTFFGILHVPINVPALAISTGMEKIDTDKELIGHGISNSLSGLVGSIQNYMTYTNSLMFIRSGGNNRLSGVMLAVATTGLLILGPGVISYIPVWTVGCLIFLLGMELLKESLWDPVGTTTKIEYFTIVAIVVSMGMIDFVFGILLGIILACVFFVFQASRRSALRGIYSCNMLRSTVRRPLSQQRFLNEIGKQIHICKLSGFLFFGTINGVEKQISGLIEELEATSDPLRFLIIDFSMVSGADFSVVQAFLRIRRVLAAVNVPMFVCGLDEHRSSFKKLSQICFTENDICDCQVFEDINSALEYCENLLLDEYEVCRNKLLRKAGMSATLAVPTRSGTQLNLAQTFSPSPRHDLLREVAASTVKDESNEINRYERYAKYQQPFPLLMQVFGEVTTKRDDFWLSICPYFKKSLLKKGDVLWKKGDLPNRFVLLETGMVKATYQMDREVLSENITCLCLVGELPFFSQTCYNATVTAQLDSIVWFMDRESWESLVNSFDNGQDVTNELLRIALKMTRERVNVFTNFALNLYR
- a CDS encoding phospho-2-dehydro-3-deoxyheptonate aldolase, whose protein sequence is MDKHIPLFPGSSAVTGKATEDSRIRGYDPVISPALIQAELAASDEVLDFVSDQRRQASDIIAGKDDRILVIVGPCSIHDPAAAKEYAGRLQKEAAKHNKDLHIIMRAYLEKPRTTVGWKGLINDPDLDGSYNINKGIRVSRGTYLELLQQGVGIASEMLDTISPQYLADLVCWGAIGARTTESQLHRELASGLSFPIGFKNATDGNIGISIDAINSSSNPHHFLSVTKQGVVAIVTTEGNPVTHIILRGGKKGTNFDAASVNQAKADLEKAKLHPSIMIDCSHGNSCKDHNNQPKVAATIAEQVAAGQNAISGVMIESHLHEGKQAIPDEGPANLKYGVSVTDACISWEQTVEVFDKLASAVRERRTKLSSA